A region of uncultured Anaeromusa sp. DNA encodes the following proteins:
- the typA gene encoding translational GTPase TypA codes for MERTDIRNVAIIAHVDHGKTTLVDAMLRQSGVFRTNEQVAERVMDSNDLERERGITILSKNTAVLHSGVKINIVDTPGHADFGGEVERVLNMVDGVLLLVDAFEGPMPQTKYVLRKALEQKLKPIVVINKIDRPDQRVDDVEDEVLELFMELDADDDQLDFPVVYATARDGIAKLNMADESSNLEPLFKLLIENIPAPKGEIDGPLQVMVTTLDYDEYVGRIAIGRVVRGRIKNGQNVTVLDGENQRKGRIGRLYGYEGLKRREVEEAAMGDIIAVTGLDDVNIGDTIADTENPEALPTIAIDEPTLSMLFSVNTSPFAGREGDFVTSRHLRDRLFREVETNVSLRVDETDSADSFKVSGRGELHLSILIETMRREGFEFHVGKPEVIYKTIQGQRCEPMELLTVDVPQDFMGAVMEKLGTRKAELINMGEISGYLRMEFVIPARGLIGFRNELLTSTKGNGIMNHVFHGYAPYKGDIQGRSRGALVAFEPGETTGYGIYSVQDRGVMFIVPGQEVYTGQIVGENAREQDMDVNPCKKKHVTNMRSSSADEAIRLTSPRIHSLEQALEYINEDELVEVTPKSIRLRKSILDRSARARSKKG; via the coding sequence ATGGAAAGAACAGATATTCGCAACGTGGCTATTATTGCTCACGTTGACCACGGTAAAACTACATTGGTGGATGCTATGCTGCGGCAAAGTGGTGTTTTTCGCACTAACGAGCAGGTAGCGGAGCGGGTCATGGACTCCAATGATTTGGAGCGGGAGCGCGGCATTACCATTTTGTCTAAAAACACAGCGGTATTGCACAGCGGTGTTAAAATCAACATTGTTGATACTCCTGGCCATGCCGATTTCGGCGGCGAAGTAGAACGCGTACTGAATATGGTGGACGGCGTGTTGCTCTTAGTAGACGCCTTTGAAGGCCCTATGCCGCAGACAAAATACGTTTTGCGCAAGGCTCTGGAACAGAAGCTGAAGCCCATTGTGGTCATTAACAAAATTGACCGCCCTGACCAGCGTGTTGATGACGTAGAAGATGAAGTTCTGGAATTGTTCATGGAACTGGACGCCGACGATGATCAACTTGATTTTCCGGTTGTCTACGCTACGGCTCGGGATGGCATTGCCAAACTGAACATGGCCGACGAGAGTTCTAATCTGGAACCACTGTTCAAGCTGCTTATTGAAAATATTCCGGCCCCTAAGGGCGAGATTGACGGTCCGCTGCAGGTTATGGTAACGACTCTGGATTATGATGAATATGTAGGACGTATTGCGATCGGGCGCGTTGTGCGCGGACGTATCAAGAACGGCCAGAACGTGACGGTATTGGATGGCGAAAACCAGCGCAAAGGGCGCATTGGCCGCTTATATGGTTATGAAGGTCTAAAACGCCGGGAAGTGGAAGAAGCGGCCATGGGCGATATTATTGCCGTTACTGGTTTGGATGACGTCAATATTGGCGATACCATTGCTGATACGGAAAATCCGGAAGCATTGCCGACTATTGCTATTGACGAGCCTACTCTTTCTATGCTCTTCAGCGTCAATACCAGTCCTTTTGCCGGGCGCGAAGGCGATTTTGTCACGTCGCGCCATTTGCGTGACCGTCTTTTCCGGGAAGTGGAGACCAACGTCAGCTTACGCGTAGATGAGACTGACAGTGCAGACAGCTTCAAGGTATCGGGACGCGGTGAATTGCATTTGTCTATTCTCATTGAGACTATGCGTCGGGAAGGGTTTGAGTTTCACGTAGGCAAGCCGGAAGTTATTTATAAGACTATCCAGGGACAGCGTTGCGAGCCGATGGAGCTTTTAACAGTAGATGTACCGCAGGACTTTATGGGTGCGGTTATGGAAAAGCTGGGAACTCGTAAAGCCGAGCTCATCAATATGGGAGAGATTTCCGGTTATCTGCGAATGGAATTTGTTATTCCCGCTCGCGGCTTGATTGGCTTTCGTAATGAACTGCTGACAAGCACGAAGGGCAACGGCATCATGAACCATGTATTCCATGGCTATGCCCCTTACAAAGGAGATATCCAGGGCCGTTCGCGCGGCGCTCTGGTAGCGTTCGAGCCTGGCGAAACTACTGGCTATGGTATCTATAGCGTGCAGGATCGTGGCGTTATGTTCATTGTTCCTGGACAAGAAGTCTATACAGGCCAGATTGTCGGTGAAAATGCTCGGGAGCAGGATATGGATGTGAATCCCTGCAAGAAAAAACATGTAACCAATATGCGTTCCAGCTCGGCGGATGAAGCCATTCGTCTGACTTCGCCCCGCATTCACAGTCTGGAGCAGGCGCTGGAGTATATTAACGAGGACGAGTTAGTAGAGGTTACGCCTAAAAGCATTCGTTTGCGTAAATCTATCTTGGATCGCTCGGCGCGGGCGCGGTCGAAAAAAGGATAA
- a CDS encoding MBL fold metallo-hydrolase: MRLTFLGAARMVTGSSYLLEIGNSRVLVDCGMFQGGKAIAALNRRPFAVEPGSIDCVLLTHAHIDHSGLLPKLCKEGFKGPIYSTKVTNELCRIMLPDSAHIQESDAELTTRKGKRSGMAEIQPLYTVDDAFQCLQQFRSVPYEEDLHPVPGLRVRFQEAGHILGSSVLEIWGEENGKTEKLLFTGDLGQPEQPIIRDPAIIETADYIISESTYGNRNHEHYDKESRLAEIVNETVERGGNVIIPAFAVGRTQTLLYHFYKLWKAGRIPEIPVVIDSPLAISATNIFFNNIQDFDEETKSLMRGADKLLELPQLRFVHTADESKALNEDLQPKIIISASGMADAGRILHHLKHNLWRPESSVLFVGYQAQGSVGRRLVDGAKRVRMMGEEITVKAQIHNLEGFSAHADQEQMMTWLSAFKEKPACIFLVHGEIEMSEPFSERIQSQLGWPVYIPRFADAALLKGREWEIVESDVVVLDPAMRQLDEYLDQMEGDYRAMRRRIANVVATQPSKANEMLRRLSKISAYFKKMFNDV; this comes from the coding sequence ATGCGTTTGACGTTTCTGGGAGCCGCCAGAATGGTAACCGGCTCCAGCTATCTTTTGGAAATTGGAAATAGCCGTGTTTTGGTGGATTGCGGCATGTTCCAGGGGGGCAAGGCGATTGCGGCGTTGAACCGCAGGCCTTTTGCCGTAGAACCAGGCAGTATTGATTGCGTGCTACTGACTCATGCACACATTGATCACAGCGGTTTGCTGCCAAAGTTGTGCAAAGAAGGCTTTAAAGGTCCAATTTACAGCACGAAAGTGACAAATGAGCTATGCCGTATTATGCTTCCTGACAGCGCCCATATTCAGGAATCTGATGCAGAACTGACGACGAGAAAAGGAAAGCGTTCAGGTATGGCGGAAATTCAGCCGCTATACACAGTGGACGATGCATTCCAGTGTCTGCAGCAATTTCGCTCTGTGCCTTACGAAGAGGATTTGCATCCAGTGCCTGGTTTGCGGGTTCGTTTTCAAGAAGCCGGACACATTTTGGGCTCGTCGGTGTTGGAGATTTGGGGCGAAGAGAACGGAAAAACGGAAAAACTTCTGTTTACCGGCGATTTGGGGCAGCCGGAGCAGCCCATTATTCGCGATCCGGCGATTATTGAGACGGCGGATTACATTATCAGCGAGTCTACTTACGGCAACCGCAACCACGAACATTACGATAAGGAAAGTCGTTTGGCGGAGATTGTCAATGAAACGGTAGAGCGCGGCGGTAATGTGATCATTCCCGCTTTTGCCGTTGGGCGCACACAGACATTGCTGTATCATTTCTATAAGCTCTGGAAAGCAGGCCGCATTCCGGAAATTCCGGTGGTTATTGATAGTCCACTGGCCATTTCAGCAACGAATATTTTCTTCAATAATATTCAAGACTTTGATGAAGAGACAAAATCTCTTATGCGTGGAGCCGACAAGCTGCTGGAACTGCCACAGCTGCGCTTTGTGCATACTGCGGACGAGTCCAAGGCTTTAAACGAAGACCTGCAACCGAAGATTATTATTTCCGCCAGCGGTATGGCTGACGCTGGACGCATTTTGCACCATCTCAAGCATAATTTGTGGCGGCCGGAATCCAGCGTGCTTTTTGTGGGCTATCAGGCGCAGGGCAGTGTGGGGCGTCGTTTGGTGGACGGCGCTAAACGGGTGCGCATGATGGGCGAGGAAATTACCGTCAAGGCGCAGATTCATAATTTGGAAGGCTTTTCAGCCCATGCGGACCAAGAACAGATGATGACTTGGTTGAGCGCTTTTAAAGAGAAGCCTGCCTGTATTTTCCTGGTCCACGGAGAAATTGAAATGTCCGAGCCCTTCAGCGAGCGGATTCAGTCTCAGTTGGGGTGGCCTGTATATATTCCCCGTTTTGCCGATGCGGCTCTTTTAAAGGGACGCGAATGGGAGATCGTCGAGTCCGACGTGGTGGTGCTGGATCCGGCCATGCGCCAACTGGACGAGTATTTGGATCAAATGGAAGGGGACTATCGGGCGATGCGTCGACGTATTGCCAATGTGGTGGCGACCCAACCAAGCAAAGCCAACGAAATGCTGCGGCGGCTTAGCAAAATTTCTGCTTACTTCAAAAAAATGTTTAATGACGTCTGA
- the murB gene encoding UDP-N-acetylmuramate dehydrogenase has product MIEQMQSVFQELQRVIHVGRLLAEEPLSQHTTFAIGGPADIFIQPGSMGELAAAMQVLHGHPDVPVTILGNGSNVLVLDRGIRGAVVKLGDFLSSLRREGNRIFAGAGSLLSEVSEFAAAQGLGGMEFAVGIPGSIGGAVFMNAGAYQGEMSGVVDAVTAVSPAGIVRRFSHDELAFSYRHSIFQDNGHIVCEVEMLLEIDESSAIEARMQDLTQRRESKQPLELPSAGSTFKRPPGHFAGTLIEQSGLKGLRVGGAEVSQKHAGFIVNAGGATAQDVLALISEVQRQVQQQFGVSLQPEVRILGEA; this is encoded by the coding sequence ATGATAGAGCAGATGCAAAGCGTATTTCAAGAACTGCAACGTGTGATACATGTAGGGCGTTTATTGGCGGAAGAACCGTTGTCGCAGCATACGACTTTTGCCATCGGAGGCCCGGCTGATATTTTCATACAGCCTGGCAGCATGGGAGAACTGGCGGCGGCGATGCAGGTGCTACATGGGCATCCAGACGTGCCTGTTACCATTTTGGGCAACGGCTCTAATGTGCTGGTGTTGGACCGGGGCATACGCGGCGCGGTGGTTAAATTAGGTGATTTTTTAAGCTCCTTGCGCCGGGAAGGCAATCGCATTTTTGCCGGGGCAGGTTCGCTTTTGAGTGAAGTGTCGGAATTTGCGGCCGCTCAGGGTTTGGGGGGCATGGAATTTGCTGTAGGTATTCCTGGCAGCATTGGCGGTGCCGTATTTATGAATGCCGGAGCGTACCAAGGCGAGATGAGCGGTGTGGTTGACGCAGTTACCGCCGTTTCTCCTGCAGGAATCGTGCGTCGCTTTTCTCATGACGAATTGGCTTTTTCGTATCGGCACAGCATTTTTCAAGACAATGGCCATATCGTATGTGAAGTGGAAATGCTGCTGGAAATAGATGAGAGCAGTGCGATTGAAGCTCGCATGCAGGATTTGACCCAACGGCGCGAGAGTAAGCAACCGCTGGAGCTGCCGAGCGCTGGCAGTACGTTCAAGCGTCCGCCGGGCCATTTTGCCGGTACTTTGATTGAGCAAAGCGGTTTGAAGGGACTCCGTGTTGGTGGAGCTGAAGTGTCGCAAAAGCATGCCGGATTTATTGTTAATGCCGGCGGCGCTACGGCACAGGATGTATTGGCGTTGATTTCTGAGGTGCAGCGTCAGGTGCAACAGCAGTTTGGCGTATCGTTGCAGCCGGAAGTGCGCATCCTTGGCGAAGCTTGA
- a CDS encoding TIM barrel protein, with amino-acid sequence MTARRQPWFGSAGNPDAFYEAGGKASAAMPAWLAAQGLDAYEYQCSRGASVKEETARKIGEAAKEHQVALSVHAPYYISLAAEDETVVQNTREHFRKSLRVAHWLGADRVVFHIGGAGKKERAVALERAQKAFLRVLEQCGEDGLLEGVWLCPETMGKKNQLGTMAEVLDFCLLAPQWLRPAVDFGHLHAVAGGAFYTRQEYEAVFAAVENVLGVEAAKQLHIHFSKIEFTGAGEKRHWTFADSFGPPHEPLLECCVRGGYTPRIICESAGTQALDVSQMRDEYRRLVSCF; translated from the coding sequence ATGACGGCAAGAAGACAGCCTTGGTTTGGTTCAGCCGGAAATCCAGATGCTTTTTATGAAGCAGGCGGCAAGGCAAGCGCGGCCATGCCCGCCTGGCTGGCGGCGCAAGGTCTTGACGCCTATGAGTATCAGTGCAGCCGGGGGGCTTCGGTCAAAGAAGAAACAGCGCGAAAAATCGGTGAAGCCGCTAAAGAACATCAGGTGGCGCTGAGTGTTCATGCACCCTACTATATTAGTCTGGCGGCAGAAGATGAGACGGTGGTACAAAATACACGGGAGCATTTTCGCAAGTCTTTGCGCGTAGCTCATTGGTTGGGAGCGGACCGGGTGGTCTTTCATATTGGCGGCGCTGGCAAGAAAGAGCGCGCTGTCGCGTTGGAGAGAGCGCAAAAGGCTTTTTTGCGCGTGCTGGAACAATGCGGCGAAGACGGACTGCTAGAGGGTGTTTGGCTCTGCCCGGAAACAATGGGTAAGAAAAATCAATTGGGTACGATGGCGGAAGTTCTTGATTTTTGCCTTTTAGCGCCGCAGTGGCTGCGGCCAGCTGTCGACTTTGGTCATTTGCATGCGGTGGCGGGAGGCGCTTTCTATACCAGACAGGAATATGAAGCAGTTTTTGCGGCTGTGGAGAATGTTTTGGGAGTAGAAGCGGCTAAGCAGCTGCATATTCATTTCAGCAAGATTGAGTTTACCGGAGCCGGAGAAAAAAGGCATTGGACGTTTGCAGATTCCTTTGGACCGCCCCACGAACCGCTCTTGGAATGCTGTGTGCGAGGGGGCTATACGCCCCGTATTATTTGTGAATCCGCTGGTACGCAGGCACTGGATGTATCGCAGATGCGAGACGAATATCGGCGTTTAGTAAGCTGCTTTTAG
- the trmL gene encoding tRNA (uridine(34)/cytosine(34)/5-carboxymethylaminomethyluridine(34)-2'-O)-methyltransferase TrmL, which yields MHIVLYQPEIPGNTGNIARLCAATGCTLHLVHPLGFSVDDRHLKRAGLDYWHLLSIHHHEDFSSVERMLQPRRFFFNTTKAHKAHSSIQYEAEDVLVFGRETAGLPTEVVAGKEEQCLRIPMIPDARSLNLSNAVAVVVYEALRQIGYPEMK from the coding sequence GTGCATATTGTTTTGTATCAACCGGAAATCCCTGGTAATACGGGGAATATAGCACGCCTGTGCGCAGCTACGGGCTGTACGCTCCATTTGGTGCATCCTCTCGGCTTTTCCGTGGATGATCGTCATTTAAAACGGGCCGGCCTGGACTACTGGCACTTGCTTTCCATTCATCACCATGAGGACTTTTCATCGGTAGAGCGGATGCTGCAGCCGAGGCGATTCTTCTTTAATACGACCAAGGCGCATAAGGCGCACAGCTCAATTCAATATGAGGCGGAGGATGTGTTGGTATTCGGCAGGGAAACTGCAGGTTTGCCGACGGAAGTGGTGGCAGGCAAGGAAGAGCAGTGCTTACGCATTCCTATGATTCCTGATGCTCGCTCCTTGAATCTGTCCAATGCAGTGGCGGTGGTCGTGTATGAGGCGTTGCGCCAAATAGGCTACCCGGAGATGAAGTGA
- a CDS encoding TM1266 family iron-only hydrogenase system putative regulator, with product MEKRIGVVGIVVESPETIAGKVNQLIGQYRHLIVGRMGIPHHGTDSGVIALIVEGSTDDVGAFTGRLGNLPGVIVKSALTAKKEAPSHD from the coding sequence GTGGAAAAACGTATTGGCGTCGTCGGCATTGTCGTAGAATCTCCCGAAACCATCGCCGGCAAAGTCAACCAGTTAATCGGCCAATACCGTCATCTCATTGTTGGCCGCATGGGCATTCCTCATCACGGCACTGATTCAGGCGTCATCGCCTTGATTGTGGAAGGCTCTACCGACGACGTGGGCGCCTTCACTGGTCGTCTGGGAAATCTGCCCGGCGTAATTGTCAAATCAGCACTTACAGCAAAAAAGGAGGCTCCTTCTCATGATTAG
- the hydG gene encoding [FeFe] hydrogenase H-cluster radical SAM maturase HydG — translation MISNVERTSDAFIDQARIEELLAAGKKAAQDTAQVRAIITKAASHQGLTAAEVAVLLQVEDSNLQEELFQTAEQIKKDIYGKRIVIFAPLYLSSHCVNNCTYCGYRCSNEKQLRRRLTAAEVRREAEILEDMGHKRLAVEAGEDPVNCPISYVTDMLKEIYASKSGNGSIRRANVNIAATTIDEYRQLKEAGIGTYILFQETYHRPTYASLHPGGPKQDYNWHTTAMDRAMKGGIDDVGLGVLYGLYDYKYETVAIFLHAEHLERTFGVGPHTISVPRMRPASGINLETFPYLVDDEAFAKIIAIIRLAVPYTGMILSTREEPGTRDRLIRYGISQISAGSCTGVGGYAQLQAHPGEHLDPESSGMQFEPSDGRSPNEIIRMLCSQGYVPSYCTACYRQGRTGDRFMALAKTGEIQNVCLPNALLTLQEYLLDYADEETRSVGEKVIAEQLASIPQNDVRDATRRELAKIQSGTRDLYF, via the coding sequence ATGATTAGCAATGTAGAACGTACCAGCGACGCCTTTATCGATCAGGCCCGTATAGAAGAGCTGCTGGCTGCAGGAAAAAAAGCAGCCCAAGATACCGCACAAGTCCGCGCGATCATCACAAAAGCCGCCAGTCACCAAGGATTGACTGCAGCAGAAGTGGCAGTCTTACTCCAGGTTGAAGACTCAAACCTACAAGAAGAGCTGTTCCAAACAGCAGAGCAAATAAAAAAAGACATTTACGGCAAGCGCATCGTCATTTTTGCACCGCTGTACCTGTCCAGCCACTGCGTCAACAACTGTACCTACTGCGGCTACCGCTGCAGCAATGAAAAGCAATTGCGCCGCCGCCTCACCGCCGCAGAAGTACGCCGCGAAGCGGAAATTCTCGAAGACATGGGCCATAAACGTCTGGCCGTCGAGGCTGGCGAAGATCCGGTCAACTGTCCTATCAGCTATGTTACCGACATGCTCAAGGAAATTTACGCTAGCAAAAGCGGCAACGGCAGCATACGCCGTGCCAATGTCAACATTGCCGCTACTACCATTGACGAATACCGTCAATTGAAGGAGGCCGGCATTGGAACTTACATTCTTTTTCAAGAAACCTATCACAGACCTACTTATGCGTCCCTACATCCAGGCGGACCGAAGCAAGACTACAACTGGCACACCACCGCCATGGACCGCGCTATGAAGGGCGGTATCGACGACGTAGGGTTAGGCGTACTCTACGGCCTCTACGACTATAAATATGAAACAGTGGCTATCTTCCTGCATGCCGAACATTTGGAGCGCACTTTCGGCGTCGGTCCTCATACTATTTCCGTACCGCGCATGCGTCCAGCCAGCGGCATCAATCTGGAAACGTTCCCGTATCTGGTCGATGATGAAGCGTTCGCTAAAATCATCGCCATTATCCGCCTAGCAGTTCCTTACACAGGTATGATTCTGTCAACCCGTGAAGAACCAGGTACAAGAGACCGACTTATCCGCTATGGTATCTCTCAAATCAGCGCCGGGTCCTGTACCGGTGTCGGCGGTTACGCACAACTGCAGGCTCACCCCGGCGAGCACCTAGATCCTGAAAGCAGCGGTATGCAATTCGAGCCTAGCGATGGCCGCTCGCCCAACGAAATCATCCGCATGCTCTGCTCCCAAGGTTATGTACCTTCGTATTGCACCGCTTGTTATCGTCAAGGCCGCACTGGCGACCGCTTCATGGCGCTGGCTAAAACCGGCGAAATTCAAAACGTATGTCTCCCTAACGCTCTTTTGACGCTCCAAGAATATCTTCTTGATTATGCGGACGAAGAAACTCGCAGTGTTGGAGAAAAAGTAATCGCCGAACAACTAGCCTCGATTCCCCAGAACGATGTGCGGGACGCAACCCGCCGCGAACTGGCAAAAATACAAAGTGGCACGCGCGATTTGTATTTCTAA
- a CDS encoding prepilin-type N-terminal cleavage/methylation domain-containing protein, with protein sequence MRRYCQWGKCWRHEGGFTLIELMVVIAIIVTLAGIGLLKYEDSQAMARGAKLVADMRNMDTALVMVKAEGTAAPTMALIQERLTPDPVLSLQKMQATKIRVGGTAYTNEQTGALAYGIDANKGQVTVKIDSRELTVDQLLGLTAVQ encoded by the coding sequence ATGAGACGGTACTGCCAATGGGGAAAATGCTGGCGTCACGAAGGTGGTTTCACGTTAATTGAATTGATGGTGGTTATTGCCATTATCGTGACCTTAGCGGGGATTGGGCTTTTAAAGTATGAAGATTCGCAAGCCATGGCGCGCGGTGCCAAATTGGTGGCTGATATGCGAAATATGGATACAGCGTTGGTGATGGTTAAAGCGGAAGGGACAGCTGCGCCGACTATGGCTTTGATTCAGGAGCGGCTGACGCCGGACCCGGTGCTTTCGCTACAGAAGATGCAGGCGACGAAAATTCGCGTGGGCGGGACGGCTTATACGAATGAGCAGACTGGAGCGCTTGCGTATGGCATTGATGCGAACAAAGGACAGGTGACGGTGAAGATAGACAGCCGAGAGTTGACAGTGGACCAACTGCTGGGGCTGACAGCAGTGCAGTAA
- a CDS encoding type II secretion system F family protein, which produces MRKMSEYAYRARGRDGRERRGVLQAASETEVAAYIRAHQCYVTSVVQCVPRKEKQWERHPAAKELAVFCRQFSLLIEAGVSFASSLQVLRRQAGSRRWKTVLEEVERQIQAGNSLAGALSKHPAFFPPLLLGMLEAAEASGAMEAILGRLAIYFEKEHSLKQKMLSSLLYPALVLVMALALVFYMLLYVLPVFADLFAQMNLELPWLTRWLLQGSSWLRQEGGKLAGLAAAGVIGFRFWQGKVAWLYWRDRIVLVLPVFGALWRKAVIARYCRTLGTLLGSGLSLLPALDLAQRTTNNRWFLECLRVVRCRMSEGETLTASFGASDLFPPLVVQLVAVAEETGKLEEMLAKVAEFYEADVEEAAGRLGVLLEPIVIVFLGLLVGALVLAVMLPVFESVGAIGSFR; this is translated from the coding sequence ATGCGGAAAATGAGCGAATACGCGTATCGCGCACGCGGACGCGATGGGCGGGAACGACGCGGAGTTTTACAGGCGGCTAGCGAAACAGAGGTAGCCGCCTATATTAGGGCACACCAGTGTTATGTGACATCGGTGGTTCAATGTGTGCCGCGAAAAGAGAAACAATGGGAACGACATCCAGCAGCCAAGGAACTGGCTGTTTTCTGCCGTCAGTTTTCTTTGCTAATAGAAGCGGGGGTGTCCTTTGCGTCTTCCTTGCAGGTGTTGCGCCGTCAGGCTGGAAGCCGGCGCTGGAAAACAGTTTTGGAGGAAGTAGAGCGGCAAATTCAGGCAGGAAATTCTTTGGCAGGAGCGTTAAGCAAGCATCCTGCTTTTTTTCCGCCTTTGCTTTTAGGTATGTTGGAGGCGGCGGAAGCTTCCGGTGCCATGGAGGCGATTTTGGGTCGTTTGGCTATATATTTCGAAAAAGAGCATTCTTTGAAGCAAAAAATGCTCTCGTCGCTGCTATATCCCGCCTTGGTATTGGTGATGGCGTTGGCCTTGGTTTTTTACATGCTTTTGTATGTATTGCCGGTTTTTGCGGATCTATTCGCGCAGATGAATCTGGAACTTCCTTGGTTGACGCGATGGTTGCTGCAAGGAAGCTCTTGGTTGCGGCAGGAAGGGGGCAAGCTGGCAGGATTGGCTGCGGCAGGGGTGATCGGTTTCCGCTTTTGGCAAGGTAAGGTCGCTTGGCTGTATTGGCGAGATAGAATAGTATTAGTGCTTCCCGTTTTTGGCGCGCTTTGGCGTAAGGCCGTGATTGCTCGCTATTGCCGTACCTTAGGGACGCTGTTAGGCAGTGGCCTTTCTTTGCTGCCGGCGTTGGATTTGGCGCAACGGACAACAAACAATCGGTGGTTTTTAGAATGTCTGCGGGTGGTGCGATGTCGCATGAGCGAAGGAGAAACGTTGACGGCCTCTTTTGGCGCCAGCGATTTATTTCCGCCTCTTGTAGTACAGCTAGTAGCTGTAGCTGAGGAAACGGGAAAGCTGGAGGAGATGCTGGCTAAGGTTGCCGAGTTTTATGAGGCTGATGTAGAGGAAGCGGCAGGGAGGTTAGGCGTATTGCTGGAACCCATCGTAATTGTTTTTCTGGGACTGTTGGTCGGAGCGTTAGTTTTGGCGGTTATGCTGCCTGTTTTTGAATCCGTCGGAGCTATTGGGTCCTTCAGATAA
- a CDS encoding PilT/PilU family type 4a pilus ATPase, producing MGEFWNRLLQEARAMQASDLHLTTGAPPLVRLQGCLSPLAEEAVLTADMTASLLRSFITEEQWQQFCQLRELDLIYAKEKNRYRIHAFQQHEGTALAVRLIPDILPTLAQLGHPEVLRQLACKRHGLVIICGPTGCGKSTTLAAMVNQINCERCCHVITLEEPIEYLHTHRRSIVNQREITQDTPSFSQGLRAALREDPDVILVGEMRDAETMQTVLTAAETGHLVLATLHTNEAAQALDRIIDGFPPHQQQQVRQQLSMVLEAVVAQQLLPLLDGHGRVAALEILLATPAVRSLIREGKTHQLLSVMQTNGKMGMQTMDMAVTTLWRKRLISREIACSGVKDTDALR from the coding sequence ATGGGTGAGTTTTGGAACCGATTGTTGCAGGAAGCACGGGCTATGCAAGCTTCTGACTTGCATCTTACAACCGGTGCGCCTCCCCTTGTGCGTTTGCAGGGCTGTCTAAGTCCCTTGGCAGAAGAAGCTGTTTTGACGGCGGACATGACGGCAAGCTTGTTGCGATCATTTATTACTGAAGAGCAATGGCAACAGTTTTGTCAGCTCAGAGAGCTGGACTTAATCTATGCAAAGGAGAAGAACCGCTATCGGATTCACGCGTTCCAACAGCATGAGGGGACGGCGTTAGCGGTGCGGCTGATACCAGATATCTTGCCGACGCTGGCGCAACTAGGACACCCGGAGGTGCTGCGTCAATTGGCCTGCAAGCGCCACGGGCTGGTTATCATCTGCGGTCCCACGGGATGCGGCAAATCGACCACGCTAGCGGCCATGGTGAATCAAATCAACTGCGAGCGATGCTGTCATGTAATTACCTTGGAAGAGCCGATTGAGTACTTGCATACGCATCGTCGCAGCATCGTCAATCAAAGAGAGATTACTCAAGATACGCCGTCTTTTTCCCAGGGACTGCGTGCTGCTTTACGCGAAGACCCGGATGTAATTTTGGTAGGGGAGATGAGGGATGCTGAAACGATGCAAACGGTTTTGACCGCGGCAGAAACAGGCCATTTGGTGTTGGCAACACTCCACACCAATGAAGCGGCTCAGGCCTTGGATCGGATTATTGATGGATTTCCGCCTCATCAACAACAGCAGGTGCGGCAACAGTTGTCTATGGTGCTGGAAGCGGTGGTGGCGCAACAACTGCTTCCTCTGCTTGACGGGCATGGGCGGGTAGCTGCCTTGGAAATTTTGTTGGCCACACCGGCGGTGCGCAGCTTAATTCGCGAGGGCAAGACGCATCAATTACTTTCGGTCATGCAGACAAACGGAAAAATGGGCATGCAGACCATGGATATGGCGGTAACGACTTTGTGGCGGAAGCGCTTGATTTCGCGCGAGATAGCCTGCTCTGGAGTAAAGGATACGGATGCTTTAAGGTGA